GGCGAGGAAGCCACACACGAGGAGGCCCGCATGACCACTGTCGAGACCGCCAACCCCGAGGTCGCCGAGACGATCGACGTCAACGGCATCGCGACGAACTACCACGACGTCGGTGAGGGCGACTCCGTCCTGCTGATCCACGGCTCCGGCCCCGGCGTGAGCGCGTACGCCAACTGGCGCGCCGTCCTGCCCGAGCTGTCCCGGAACCATCGCGTCATCGCACCGGACGTGCTCGGCTTCGGATACACCGAGCGGCCGGAGGGCGTCACCTACGACATGGCGACGTGGACCGAGCACCTCGTCGGCCTGATGGACGCCCTGGGCATCGAGAAGGCCGCGGTGGTGGGCAACAGCTTCGGCGGCGCGCTCGCCCTCAATGTCGCGGCCCATCACCCCGAGCGCGTGACCAGGCTCGTGCTCATGGGTGCGGTGGGCGTGCCCTTCGAGATCACCGAGGGACTGGACAAGGTCTGGGGCTTCGAGCCCTCCCTGGAGAACATGGTCGACCTCATGGACGTCTTCGCCTACGACCGTTCGCTCCTGACCGAGGACCTGGCCCGGCTGCGGCTCGAGGCCGCGACCCGACCCGGGGTGCACGAGGCCTACAGCTCGATGTTCCCGGCGCCGCGGCAGCGGTCGGTCGAGGCGATGACGATCCCCGACCAGGACATCCGCGCCCTCACCCAGCCGACGCTGGTCATCCACGGACGCGACGACGAGGTCATCCCGCTCAGCAACTCGATGCGCCTGCACGAGCTCATCGAGCAGTCCCAGCTGCACGTCTTCGGCCAGTGCGGCCACTGGGTGCAGATCGAGCACACGCAGGACTTCACCCGTCTCGTGGGCGACTTCCTCGCCTGATCCGGGTCAGTCCGCCGCGGGACGGCACGTCTTCGGCAGCGTCGCGAGGGCATGGTCACCGACAGTGACACCCACCCTGCTCACGGCACCGGCGTGGCACGGCGAAGGGGGCCGGTCCCGCTGCCAAGCGGGCCGGCCCCCATCGTCATGACGGGTAGGGCTCAGGGCTTGTCGTCGCCCTCCACGGGGAGGTCACCGTCGAGGTGGTCCGGCGTGAGGTCGGCGTGCTCCGCACCGTCCGTGGTGGACGGCACGGCCGAGTTGTCCGCCCAGTCACGCGCGTTGGTCCACGCGTCGGCCCCCTCGGCGCTCTCTCCGGTGGAGGTCGCCGGAGTCACCGGGGCGGCGTCCGCTGCCTCGGCGGCCGGGGCCACGCCGGTGGCCGCGAGACCGCCGGCCACGGAGGAGTCACGGCCGGTGGTCGGTGCCTTGTAGGGATCGCCGGTGGGGACGGCCCACGGGTCCTTCTTCGGTCCCTGCTTCTGCTTGGCCGCGACGGCGGCGACGCCACCGGCGACGACGGCCAGGAGGAGCAGCTTGCGCTTGCGGCCCTTCTTCTTCTTGGGCTTGGCGTTGCCCTTGGCGGCGCTCAGCGCTGCGGACGGGTCCTGCTCGTCACGCAGGGCGGCGAGGACCTCCGGGCCACGCACGACGGCCTCGTCGGCGGCCTTGCGGCCCGCGGCGACACCGGCCGCGGCCAGGGTGCTTGCGGTACCGACGAACTTGTCGCGGGCCTCGGCGAAGTCCTTGCCGAGGTCGTCCCCGGTCCGGGCGACCTCCTTGCTGACGTCGTCCTTGGCCTTGCGGGCCTTCTTCGCCCGCTTCTTGGCGTCCTTGGCAGCGGCCTTGCGACGCTTCTTGACGTCCTTCTGCGCTTCCTCGGCCTGCTGGCGCAGCTCGTTGGCGCGAGCGGTCGCCGCCTCGCGAGTGGTTGCGGCCTGCTCGGCGGCGGCGGCACGAAGCTCCTGCGCCCGCTCGCTGCCGTGCTCGGTCTGCTCGGCTACCTTGTCGATGATCTCGTGGACCTTGACCGCAGCGGTCTCGGCGGTCTCGTGGGCGCGTACGCGCCCGTCCTCGACCTTGT
The DNA window shown above is from Janibacter sp. A1S7 and carries:
- a CDS encoding alpha/beta fold hydrolase — encoded protein: MTTVETANPEVAETIDVNGIATNYHDVGEGDSVLLIHGSGPGVSAYANWRAVLPELSRNHRVIAPDVLGFGYTERPEGVTYDMATWTEHLVGLMDALGIEKAAVVGNSFGGALALNVAAHHPERVTRLVLMGAVGVPFEITEGLDKVWGFEPSLENMVDLMDVFAYDRSLLTEDLARLRLEAATRPGVHEAYSSMFPAPRQRSVEAMTIPDQDIRALTQPTLVIHGRDDEVIPLSNSMRLHELIEQSQLHVFGQCGHWVQIEHTQDFTRLVGDFLA